From a single Apium graveolens cultivar Ventura chromosome 2, ASM990537v1, whole genome shotgun sequence genomic region:
- the LOC141708500 gene encoding uncharacterized protein LOC141708500 — MPFPWKIKPVDFCSPIGPAFLRAPVLKSRLKKLLERPFANVLRRSGPDRAAVMDDSDELDPSSVCFGNMIRSYIEEGYDNQQKKCSRIQCNCNIDTNSDDQLDSDLPKNCENLKDLVMCSSVSERNLLADTAKILEENKLLKCKQAKISVTEALIALGYNASICESRWEKAPTYPAGVYDYVEVIKDAERLIVDIDFRAEFEIARLGCTKKYNAILQMLPEIFVGKADRLVKIIDIVSDAAKESLKDNRMAFPPWRRADYVKSKWLSPYTRTVPAPQQQQQSVTPPPLTIMDSTDLASDIKNLVIQTEKTAASSVIAGVRSPAFSDHSDTVVFSMSEDEEAE, encoded by the exons ATGCCTTTTCCGTGGAAGATAAAGCCAGTTGATTTCTGCTCACCAATTGGACCGGCTTTTTTGAGGGCGCCGGTTCTGAAATCGCGGCTCAAGAAGCTTTTAGAGAGGCCTTTTGCCAATGTCTTGAGGAGAAGTGGACCCGATAGAGCTGCTGTTATGGATGATTCTGATGAGTTGGACCCGAGTTCGGTTTGTTTTGGTAATATGATTAGAAGTTACATTGAGGAAGGATATGATAATCAGCAGAAGAAGTGTTCCAGGATCCAGTGCAATTGCAATATTGATACCAATTCCGATGATCAACTCGATTCTGATCTgcccaaaaattgtgaaaatcTAAAG GACTTAGTGATGTGCTCGAGTGTTTCCGAAAGAAATCTTTTGGCAGACACCGCTAAGATTTTAGAGGAAAACAAACTCCTCAAATGCAAACAAGCCAAAATATCAGTAACTGAAGCTCTTATAGCTCTTGGATACAATGCTTCCATCTGCGAATCGCGTTGGGAAAAAGCTCCAACTTATCCTGCTG GTGTATATGATTATGTGGAAGTAATTAAAGACGCTGAGAGGTTAATTGTTGACATTGATTTTCGAGCAGAATTCGAAATTGCAAGGTTGGGGTGCACTAAAAAGTATAACGCGATCCTGCAAATGTTGCCTGAGATTTTTGTAGGCAAAGCTGATCGCCTTGTGAAGATTATAGATATAGTTTCTGACGCAGCCAAGGAGAGCCTGAAAGATAACAGAATGGCATTTCCGCCTTGGCGTAGGGCGGATTACGTCAAGTCCAAGTGGCTATCTCCTTACACCCGAACAGTACCAGcaccacaacaacaacaacaatctgtAACACCACCACCACTCACTATTATGGACTCCACTGACTTAGCAAGTGACATCAAAAATCTCGTGATTCAAACCGAGAAGACTGCTGCTAGTTCTGTAATTGCAGGTGTGAGATCCCCAGCATTTTCTGATCACAGTGATACCGTCGTCTTCAGTATGTCTGAAGATGAGGAAGCAGAATGA